In a single window of the Streptomyces sp. NBC_00353 genome:
- a CDS encoding S-methyl-5'-thioadenosine phosphorylase — MVNAEIGVIGGSGLYSFLEDVTEVRVDTPYGQPSDSVFLGEIGGRRVAFLPRHGRGHHVPPHRINYRANLWALRSVGVRQVLGPCAVGGLRPEYGPGTLLVPDQMVDRTKARTQTYYDGETRADGVASNVVHLGFADPYCPEGRKVALASARAKGWEPVDGGTLVVVEGPRFSTRAESRWHAAMGWSVVGMTGHPEAVLARELGLCYTTMTLVTDLDAGAEAGEGVSHEDVLKVFAANVDRLRAVLFDAVTALPAEGERSCSCARALDGIETGIELP, encoded by the coding sequence ATGGTGAACGCAGAGATCGGTGTCATCGGCGGCTCGGGCTTGTACTCCTTCCTGGAGGACGTCACCGAGGTTCGCGTGGACACCCCGTACGGACAGCCGAGCGATTCCGTCTTCCTCGGTGAGATCGGCGGACGCCGGGTCGCCTTCCTCCCTCGCCACGGACGCGGCCACCATGTGCCGCCGCACCGCATCAACTACCGCGCCAACCTGTGGGCGCTGCGGTCCGTGGGCGTACGTCAGGTGCTCGGCCCGTGTGCGGTCGGCGGGCTGCGTCCGGAGTACGGACCGGGGACGCTGCTCGTACCGGACCAGATGGTGGACCGCACCAAGGCCCGCACGCAGACGTATTACGACGGGGAGACCCGTGCGGACGGCGTGGCGTCGAACGTGGTGCACCTGGGCTTCGCCGACCCGTACTGCCCCGAGGGGCGCAAGGTCGCACTGGCCTCGGCCCGCGCCAAGGGCTGGGAGCCGGTGGACGGCGGGACGCTGGTGGTCGTCGAGGGGCCGCGCTTCTCGACCCGGGCCGAATCGCGCTGGCATGCGGCGATGGGCTGGTCGGTGGTCGGCATGACCGGGCATCCGGAGGCCGTGCTCGCCCGTGAACTGGGGCTCTGCTACACGACGATGACGCTGGTGACGGACCTGGACGCGGGCGCCGAGGCGGGCGAGGGCGTCTCCCACGAGGACGTGCTGAAGGTGTTCGCGGCCAATGTGGACCGGCTGCGGGCGGTGTTGTTCGACGCGGTGACGGCGCTGCCTGCGGAAGGGGAGCGCAGCTGTTCCTGTGCGCGTGCGCTGGACGGGATCGAGACGGGGATCGAGCTGCCGTAG
- a CDS encoding FmdB family zinc ribbon protein: MPTYQYQCTECGEGLEAVQKFTDDALTVCPNCEGRLKKVFSAVGIVFKGSGFYRNDSRGSSSSSAPASSPAKATGSASSTSSTGSDSKSSASSSAAASSSSSSSSASSSSGTSAA; the protein is encoded by the coding sequence GTGCCGACCTATCAGTACCAGTGCACCGAATGTGGCGAGGGCCTCGAGGCGGTGCAGAAGTTCACCGATGACGCTCTGACCGTGTGCCCGAACTGCGAGGGACGCCTGAAGAAGGTGTTCTCGGCGGTCGGCATTGTCTTCAAGGGTTCCGGTTTCTACCGGAACGACAGCCGCGGCTCCTCGTCGAGCAGCGCGCCGGCGTCGTCGCCCGCGAAGGCAACCGGTTCCGCTTCGTCGACTTCCTCGACGGGGTCGGACTCGAAGTCGTCCGCGTCCTCGTCCGCCGCTGCTTCCTCTTCCTCGTCGTCGTCCTCCGCGTCGTCGTCGAGCGGTACGTCGGCCGCCTGA
- a CDS encoding MFS transporter, with protein MASTVSDRPGYGQLLRIPGAWTFLLPGFAARQPFAMLTIGIVLLVQHTTGSYGSAGAVAAVTGVSMALFAPQSGKLADRIGQRAVLLPGVLVHAASVSALTALALADAPLWLLFLAAVPTGASVPQIGPMVRARWAALLGAAPGRKASPLMATAAAFESVTDEFTFVIGPVLATALCTGVHPAAGLIAEAALTLMGGLLFAAQRHTQPAVRSTTSGASERHTSALSVPGVRVLAVAFLGIGAVFGGMQVSLTAFAEEIGRPGANGLLYGIFAAGNMLAGIACGAVAWKSGPRRRLIAGYAALTLTASGLWAVHSVPLLAGLGLLVGLSIAPALISGYTLVEALVPASARTEAFTWLTGAVALGQAAAVTVAGRLADAHGASTGFVVPLVGTVLALVTLVTLRSRLTPRAPGRTVARGVGHREPVTVD; from the coding sequence GTGGCGTCCACGGTCTCCGACCGCCCCGGTTACGGGCAACTTCTGCGCATCCCCGGTGCGTGGACCTTCCTCCTTCCGGGCTTCGCCGCACGGCAGCCCTTCGCGATGCTGACCATCGGCATCGTCCTGCTGGTGCAGCACACCACCGGCTCGTACGGCAGCGCGGGCGCCGTCGCCGCTGTCACCGGTGTCTCCATGGCGCTGTTCGCCCCGCAGAGCGGCAAGCTGGCCGACCGCATCGGCCAGCGCGCCGTACTGCTGCCGGGAGTCCTCGTGCATGCGGCGTCCGTATCGGCGCTGACGGCACTCGCACTGGCGGACGCACCGCTCTGGCTGCTGTTCCTGGCCGCAGTGCCGACGGGTGCCTCCGTCCCGCAGATCGGCCCGATGGTGCGGGCCCGCTGGGCGGCCCTGCTGGGCGCGGCACCCGGCCGGAAGGCCTCGCCCCTGATGGCGACCGCCGCCGCCTTCGAGTCGGTGACCGACGAGTTCACCTTCGTCATCGGACCCGTCCTCGCCACCGCCCTGTGCACCGGGGTGCATCCGGCGGCCGGACTGATCGCGGAGGCCGCACTGACGCTGATGGGCGGCCTGCTCTTCGCGGCGCAGCGCCATACCCAGCCCGCGGTCCGCTCCACCACCTCCGGCGCCTCCGAACGGCACACCTCCGCCCTGTCCGTACCGGGCGTACGCGTGCTCGCGGTGGCGTTCCTCGGGATCGGCGCCGTCTTCGGCGGCATGCAGGTCTCGCTGACCGCGTTCGCCGAGGAGATCGGCCGGCCCGGTGCGAACGGCCTGCTCTACGGGATCTTCGCGGCCGGCAACATGCTGGCCGGGATCGCCTGCGGTGCCGTCGCCTGGAAGAGCGGGCCGCGGCGCAGGCTGATCGCCGGGTACGCGGCGCTGACCCTGACCGCGTCCGGGCTGTGGGCCGTGCACTCCGTGCCGCTGCTGGCCGGGCTCGGGCTGCTCGTCGGACTCTCCATCGCACCCGCGCTGATCAGCGGATACACGCTCGTCGAGGCGCTGGTTCCGGCGTCCGCCAGGACCGAGGCGTTCACCTGGCTGACGGGCGCGGTCGCGCTCGGCCAGGCCGCGGCGGTGACGGTCGCCGGACGGCTGGCGGACGCCCACGGGGCGAGCACCGGCTTCGTGGTGCCGCTGGTGGGGACCGTGCTGGCGCTCGTGACCCTGGTGACGCTGCGTTCGCGGCTGACACCGAGGGCTCCGGGACGGACCGTGGCACGTGGTGTCGGTCACCGAGAGCCGGTCACGGTGGACTGA
- a CDS encoding potassium/proton antiporter has protein sequence MLVCSLVLLVAVAAVRISSRSGLPSLLLYLGIGIAIGQDGILHIKFDNAELTQVFGYAALVVILAEGGLGTKWKEIKPALPAAATLSVVGVAVSVSVTAAGAHYLVGLDWRQSLIIGAVVSSTDAAAVFSVLRKVPLPARITGVLEAESGFNDAPVVILVVAFSTKGPVDSWYLLVGEIALELVIGAAVGIAVGWLGSFGLRHVALPASGLYPIAVMAIAVSAYAAGALVHGSGFLAVYLAAMLLGNAKLPHWPATRGFADGLGWLAQIGMFVLLGLLVTPHDLLDDFWPAIIVGLVLTVVARPMEVFISLIPFRMPWREKAFMSWAGLRGAVPIILATIPMVHGIEGSTHVFNIVFVLVVVYTLIQGPTLPWLAKALKIAEDPSEATDLGIESAPLERLRGHLLSVAIPGKSKMHGVEIAELRLPAGAAVTLVVREGKSFVPGPSTMLRRGDELLVVATDPVRDTAEARLRAVGEGGKLAGWLGTDGDTGGTGRTRTHH, from the coding sequence CTGCTCGTCTGCTCGCTCGTCCTGCTCGTCGCCGTCGCGGCGGTGCGCATCTCGTCCCGCAGCGGGCTCCCCAGCCTGCTCCTGTATCTCGGCATCGGGATCGCCATCGGGCAGGACGGGATCCTCCACATCAAGTTCGACAACGCCGAACTGACCCAGGTGTTCGGCTACGCCGCCCTTGTCGTGATCCTGGCCGAGGGCGGCCTCGGCACGAAGTGGAAAGAGATCAAACCGGCACTGCCCGCCGCCGCGACGCTGTCGGTCGTCGGCGTCGCGGTGAGCGTGAGCGTCACCGCGGCCGGAGCGCACTATCTGGTCGGCCTGGACTGGCGGCAGTCGCTGATCATCGGCGCGGTCGTCTCGTCGACGGACGCCGCCGCGGTCTTCTCCGTGCTGCGCAAGGTGCCGCTGCCGGCCCGGATCACCGGGGTGCTGGAGGCCGAGTCCGGATTCAACGACGCCCCCGTGGTGATCCTCGTGGTGGCCTTCTCGACCAAGGGGCCGGTGGACAGCTGGTACCTGCTGGTCGGCGAGATCGCCCTGGAACTGGTGATCGGCGCGGCCGTCGGCATCGCCGTCGGCTGGCTCGGCTCGTTCGGACTGCGTCATGTGGCACTGCCCGCGTCCGGTCTCTACCCGATCGCGGTGATGGCGATCGCCGTGTCCGCGTACGCGGCCGGCGCCCTGGTCCACGGCAGTGGCTTCCTCGCCGTCTATCTGGCCGCGATGCTCCTCGGCAACGCCAAGCTGCCGCACTGGCCCGCCACCCGCGGCTTCGCCGACGGGCTCGGCTGGCTGGCCCAGATCGGCATGTTCGTCCTGCTCGGGCTACTGGTCACCCCGCACGACCTGCTCGACGACTTCTGGCCCGCGATCATCGTGGGTCTGGTACTGACCGTGGTGGCGCGCCCCATGGAGGTCTTCATCTCCCTGATCCCGTTCCGGATGCCGTGGCGCGAGAAGGCCTTCATGTCATGGGCGGGGCTGCGTGGCGCCGTCCCCATCATCCTGGCGACCATTCCCATGGTGCACGGGATCGAGGGCTCCACCCATGTCTTCAACATCGTCTTCGTACTCGTTGTCGTCTACACGCTGATTCAGGGGCCGACCCTGCCCTGGCTGGCCAAGGCCCTGAAGATCGCCGAGGACCCCTCCGAGGCCACCGACCTGGGCATCGAGTCGGCGCCGCTGGAGCGGCTGCGCGGGCATCTGCTGTCGGTGGCGATCCCCGGGAAGTCGAAGATGCACGGCGTGGAGATCGCCGAACTGCGGCTGCCCGCCGGAGCAGCCGTCACCCTCGTCGTACGGGAGGGGAAGAGCTTCGTGCCCGGACCGTCGACCATGCTGCGGCGGGGCGACGAACTGCTGGTCGTCGCGACCGATCCGGTGCGCGACACGGCCGAGGCCCGACTGCGGGCGGTCGGCGAGGGCGGCAAGCTGGCCGGGTGGCTGGGGACCGACGGCGACACCGGTGGAACCGGCAGGACCAGGACGCACCACTGA
- a CDS encoding penicillin acylase family protein — translation MPANTTASSGSSGSAGAKTGKKKGRRARLIVIVLVLALVAGIGYGAYWSVATVRASYPQTNGSVKIDGLSANVDVKRDSYGIPQVYADSDTDLFRAQGFVQAQDRFWEMDVRRHMTAGRLSEMFGSGQVDTDAFLRTLGWRKIAQEEYDTVLSADTKKNLQAYADGVNAYLKGRDGKDISVEYAALGLTNDYRPTKWTPVDSVAWLKAMAWDLRGNMQDEIDRSLMTSRLSKEQIEDLYPAYPYDKHRPIVDQGAISSVTGAFDPAATSSTGVGANTVQGATEGLNTQLSSLSDTLDEIPALLGPNGNGIGSNSWVVSGKYTTTGKPLLANDPHLAPQLPSLWYQMGLHCRQLSATCRYDTAGYTFSGMPGVIIGHNQDIAWGFTNLGADVTDLFLEKVSGEGYQYDGKVKPFVTRKETIKVAGGESRHITVRETNNGPLVSDRSGELEKVGEKAPVTNAAPDRGDGYAVALKWTALEPGHSMDAVFELNRAKDFKTFRAAAEHFEVPSQNLIYADTKGNIGYQAPGKIPVRKAGNGTMPSPGWASSYGWKKDPIPFDELPYEYNPKRGYIVTANQAVIDEKKYPHLLTKDWGYGTRSQRINDLIESKIKGGGKISTDDMQKMQMDNTSEIAALLVPELMKINVSDKSVREAQKLLEGWDYTQEPDSAAAAYFNAVWRNILRLTFGDKLPKELRVKGECLTVLPADSTGPVDEQDKPVRECGQRDTDTAQPDGGDRWYQVVANLMDDENNDWWQSPKNRKDKATETRDELFGRAMKDARWELTAKLGKDISTWSWGRLHQLTLKNQTLGTEGPDVLQRALNRGPWNLGGGEAAVNASGWNAAGGYEVIWVPSMRMIVNVGDWDKSRWINLTGASGHAFSAHYTDQTDKWVNGDLLDWSFGTNAVAKATKDTLTLKPS, via the coding sequence ATGCCCGCCAACACAACCGCCTCTTCCGGCTCTTCCGGTTCTGCCGGTGCGAAGACCGGCAAGAAGAAGGGGCGACGCGCCCGCCTGATCGTGATCGTCCTGGTGCTGGCGCTTGTCGCGGGTATCGGTTACGGCGCGTACTGGTCCGTAGCGACCGTGCGTGCCTCGTACCCGCAGACGAACGGGTCGGTCAAGATCGACGGTCTCTCCGCCAACGTCGACGTCAAGCGCGACAGCTATGGAATCCCGCAGGTCTACGCGGACTCCGACACCGACCTGTTCCGCGCCCAGGGCTTCGTACAGGCTCAGGACCGCTTCTGGGAGATGGACGTCCGCCGTCATATGACGGCCGGCCGGCTCTCCGAGATGTTCGGCTCGGGGCAGGTCGACACGGACGCCTTCCTGCGGACGCTGGGCTGGCGCAAGATCGCGCAGGAGGAGTACGACACCGTCCTGTCCGCGGACACCAAGAAGAACCTCCAGGCGTACGCGGACGGGGTGAACGCCTACCTCAAGGGGCGCGACGGCAAGGACATCTCCGTCGAGTACGCCGCGCTCGGCCTCACCAACGACTACCGGCCGACCAAGTGGACCCCGGTCGACTCGGTCGCCTGGCTGAAGGCGATGGCCTGGGACCTGCGCGGCAACATGCAGGACGAGATCGACCGCTCGCTGATGACCAGCAGGCTCAGCAAGGAACAGATCGAGGACCTGTACCCCGCGTACCCGTACGACAAGCACCGGCCGATTGTCGACCAGGGTGCGATCTCATCGGTCACCGGCGCGTTCGACCCGGCCGCGACGTCGTCCACCGGCGTCGGCGCGAACACCGTGCAGGGCGCCACCGAAGGCCTGAACACGCAGCTCTCCTCGCTCTCCGACACCCTCGACGAGATCCCCGCGCTGCTCGGCCCGAACGGCAACGGCATCGGATCCAACTCCTGGGTCGTCTCCGGCAAGTACACGACCACCGGCAAGCCGCTGCTCGCCAACGACCCGCACCTCGCGCCGCAGCTGCCGTCGCTCTGGTACCAGATGGGGCTGCACTGCCGGCAGCTCTCGGCGACCTGCCGGTACGACACCGCCGGGTACACCTTCTCCGGCATGCCTGGCGTGATAATCGGTCACAACCAGGACATCGCCTGGGGCTTCACCAACCTCGGCGCGGACGTCACCGACCTCTTCCTGGAGAAGGTCTCCGGCGAGGGCTACCAGTACGACGGCAAGGTGAAGCCCTTCGTCACCCGCAAGGAGACCATCAAGGTCGCGGGCGGCGAGAGCCGGCACATCACCGTGCGCGAGACGAACAACGGTCCGCTGGTCTCCGACCGCAGTGGCGAGCTGGAGAAGGTCGGCGAGAAGGCCCCCGTCACCAACGCCGCGCCGGACCGCGGCGACGGTTACGCCGTCGCCCTGAAGTGGACCGCGCTGGAACCGGGTCACTCCATGGACGCCGTCTTCGAGCTCAACCGCGCCAAGGACTTCAAGACCTTCCGGGCCGCCGCCGAGCACTTCGAGGTCCCCTCGCAGAACCTCATCTACGCCGACACCAAGGGCAACATCGGCTACCAGGCCCCGGGGAAGATCCCGGTCCGCAAGGCGGGCAACGGCACGATGCCGAGCCCCGGCTGGGCGTCGTCGTACGGCTGGAAGAAGGACCCGATCCCGTTCGATGAGCTGCCGTACGAGTACAACCCGAAGCGCGGCTACATCGTCACCGCCAACCAGGCGGTCATCGACGAGAAGAAGTACCCCCACCTGCTCACCAAGGACTGGGGCTACGGCACCCGCAGCCAGCGGATCAACGACCTCATCGAGTCGAAGATCAAGGGCGGCGGGAAGATCTCGACCGACGACATGCAGAAGATGCAGATGGACAACACCAGCGAGATCGCCGCGCTGCTGGTGCCCGAGCTGATGAAGATCAACGTCTCCGACAAGAGCGTCCGTGAGGCACAGAAGCTCCTGGAGGGCTGGGACTACACCCAGGAGCCCGACTCGGCGGCCGCCGCCTACTTCAACGCGGTCTGGCGCAACATCCTCAGGCTGACCTTCGGCGACAAGCTGCCCAAGGAGCTGCGCGTCAAGGGCGAGTGCCTCACCGTCCTCCCGGCCGACAGCACGGGTCCGGTCGACGAGCAGGACAAGCCGGTACGCGAATGCGGCCAGCGCGACACGGACACGGCGCAGCCGGACGGCGGCGACCGCTGGTACCAGGTGGTCGCCAACCTCATGGACGACGAGAACAACGACTGGTGGCAGTCGCCGAAGAACCGCAAGGACAAGGCGACCGAGACCCGTGACGAGCTCTTCGGCCGCGCCATGAAGGACGCCCGCTGGGAGCTGACCGCCAAGCTCGGCAAGGACATCTCCACCTGGAGCTGGGGCCGGCTGCACCAGCTGACCCTGAAGAACCAGACCCTCGGTACCGAAGGCCCCGATGTGCTCCAGCGGGCCCTCAACCGCGGCCCGTGGAACCTCGGCGGCGGCGAGGCCGCGGTCAACGCCTCCGGCTGGAACGCGGCGGGCGGCTACGAGGTCATCTGGGTCCCGTCCATGCGGATGATCGTCAACGTGGGGGACTGGGACAAGTCCCGCTGGATCAACCTCACCGGCGCCTCCGGGCACGCGTTCAGCGCGCACTACACCGATCAGACCGACAAGTGGGTCAACGGCGACCTGCTCGACTGGTCCTTCGGGACGAATGCGGTGGCGAAGGCGACGAAGGACACGTTGACGCTCAAGCCGTCCTGA
- a CDS encoding 5-formyltetrahydrofolate cyclo-ligase: MPEKASLRRDLLAARSLLSREDVDDAATVLSRGAVDLPELAEARAVAAYVSVGREPGTRALLDALRARGVRVLLPVLLPDNDLDWAAYEGGDSLVPAARGLLEPDGPRLGPDAVLDADVVLLPGLAVDGRGMRLGRGGGSYDRVLARLAAAGAHPALVVLLYDNEVVAQVPAEPHDHPVDAVVTPAGARRFTV; encoded by the coding sequence ATGCCCGAAAAGGCCTCTCTGCGGCGTGACCTGCTCGCCGCGCGTTCCCTCCTGAGCAGGGAAGACGTCGACGACGCCGCGACGGTTCTGTCCCGCGGTGCGGTAGACCTTCCGGAGTTGGCCGAGGCCCGCGCCGTCGCCGCCTACGTCTCGGTGGGGCGCGAGCCGGGCACCCGTGCACTGCTGGATGCGCTGCGCGCGCGGGGGGTACGGGTGCTGCTGCCGGTGCTCCTCCCGGACAACGATCTGGACTGGGCCGCGTACGAGGGGGGCGACAGCCTCGTCCCGGCGGCCCGCGGGCTGCTGGAGCCGGACGGTCCGAGGCTCGGGCCGGACGCCGTTCTGGACGCGGACGTGGTCCTGCTGCCGGGCCTCGCGGTGGACGGCCGCGGGATGCGGCTCGGCCGCGGCGGAGGTTCGTACGACCGGGTGCTGGCCCGGCTCGCGGCGGCCGGGGCGCACCCGGCGCTGGTCGTCCTGCTCTACGACAACGAGGTGGTCGCGCAGGTTCCTGCGGAACCGCACGACCACCCCGTGGACGCCGTGGTGACACCGGCCGGAGCGCGGCGCTTCACCGTCTGA